In Staphylococcus lloydii, the following proteins share a genomic window:
- the bcp gene encoding thioredoxin-dependent thiol peroxidase, translated as MLQKGQQFPDFKLENQDGTTISKQDLAGKKAILYFYPRDNTPTCTTEACDFRDNIEAFNDLDVQVFGISGDSKKKHQNFKAKHDLNFDLLVDDDFELSKATGVYQLKKSFGKESMGIVRTTFVIDEKGEIIDVIEKVKVKTQIEELKSILG; from the coding sequence ATGTTACAAAAAGGACAACAATTTCCAGACTTTAAATTAGAAAATCAAGATGGAACTACAATTTCAAAGCAAGATTTAGCAGGTAAAAAAGCGATATTATATTTTTATCCTCGTGATAACACGCCGACTTGTACTACAGAAGCTTGTGATTTTAGAGATAATATAGAAGCATTTAATGATTTAGATGTACAAGTCTTTGGTATAAGTGGAGATTCTAAAAAGAAACATCAAAATTTCAAGGCAAAGCATGATTTGAATTTTGATTTGTTAGTAGATGATGATTTTGAACTTTCAAAAGCTACAGGTGTATACCAATTGAAGAAATCATTTGGTAAAGAATCAATGGGTATTGTTAGAACTACTTTTGTTATAGATGAAAAAGGCGAAATTATAGATGTAATTGAGAAAGTTAAAGTGAAAACGCAGATAGAAGAATTAAAAAGCATACTGGGGTGA